From a region of the Listeria monocytogenes ATCC 19117 genome:
- a CDS encoding glycerate kinase, with amino-acid sequence MKIVIAPDSFKESATAVEVANAIKKGWTKARPADQISLAPVSDGGEGFLTVLSESSEVELFQAEVTNLNGHKITASYGILASQETAIIESANTIGLDLIPAVDRNPAYASSKGVGELILAALNHNVKKIIIGLGGSGTNDGGAGLIQALGVALLDKNKQPIPPGGIHLQELAYIDASNLNPKLKNIQFQIACDVTNPLLGENGATFVFGAQKGATPEMLVQLERAMQNYGAKLDQFSSQKITTKKGAGAAGGIAAGLMTFLNADVLSGSALVMELSNMKDKMKDADIVIVGEGRMDKQSMMGKIPVQIAQEAKKQGCFVLAIVGSLALENNIAQQHGIDAFFPNIPEITDLPTLFENTTKNLERTAENIAKLTLIGK; translated from the coding sequence ATGAAAATCGTCATCGCACCTGATTCATTCAAAGAGAGCGCCACTGCTGTTGAAGTAGCAAATGCTATAAAAAAAGGCTGGACTAAAGCACGTCCAGCCGATCAAATTAGCCTTGCCCCTGTTTCTGACGGGGGTGAGGGTTTTCTTACTGTTTTAAGTGAGTCTTCCGAGGTGGAATTGTTTCAAGCAGAAGTAACCAACCTAAATGGTCACAAAATAACGGCCTCCTACGGTATTCTCGCTAGCCAAGAAACTGCGATTATCGAGTCCGCCAACACGATTGGATTAGATTTAATCCCAGCCGTAGACCGTAATCCAGCTTACGCGAGCTCTAAAGGCGTCGGTGAACTAATTTTGGCGGCACTGAATCACAACGTCAAAAAAATCATTATCGGCCTTGGTGGAAGTGGCACAAACGATGGCGGCGCTGGGCTAATCCAAGCTTTGGGCGTTGCACTACTTGATAAAAACAAACAGCCTATTCCGCCCGGTGGCATTCATTTGCAAGAACTAGCTTACATTGATGCCAGCAACCTTAATCCAAAGCTGAAAAACATTCAATTCCAAATAGCCTGCGACGTCACGAATCCACTTCTTGGAGAAAACGGCGCTACCTTCGTTTTCGGTGCTCAAAAAGGCGCAACTCCCGAAATGCTCGTTCAACTAGAGCGCGCCATGCAGAACTACGGAGCAAAACTCGATCAATTTTCATCTCAAAAAATCACTACAAAAAAAGGAGCCGGAGCCGCTGGTGGTATCGCTGCCGGACTAATGACTTTCCTAAATGCAGACGTGTTAAGCGGTTCAGCTCTAGTTATGGAACTTTCTAATATGAAGGATAAAATGAAAGATGCGGATATCGTTATTGTTGGTGAAGGACGAATGGACAAGCAATCGATGATGGGGAAAATCCCTGTTCAAATTGCTCAAGAAGCTAAAAAACAAGGTTGTTTCGTCCTAGCAATCGTCGGTAGCCTTGCACTCGAAAACAATATCGCCCAACAACACGGTATCGATGCGTTTTTCCCAAACATCCCAGAAATAACAGATTTACCCACTCTTTTCGAAAATACAACAAAGAACCTCGAACGCACGGCGGAAAACATTGCCAAACTAACTTTAATTGGCAAATAA
- a CDS encoding LacI family DNA-binding transcriptional regulator, giving the protein MPNIKEIAKLAGVSVTTVSRVLNNHPYVAEEKRARVQAVIDELDYSPNRSAMDLARGKTNTVGVIIPYNDHPWFDKIVNGILEVAFKNRYSVTLFPTGYDPKEEEKYLMRLKTKQVDGLIITSRANNWDVILPYLAYGPIIACEYVESKEVSCSYIDRVKAYRAGFQFLEDEGYKKVAFTAGRASRESTSTYGKINAYEQVFGSVGDNRFLSECYTLEDGLKAGEHFFAEGKDWPDAIYANGDEVAAGVMYHVKKLGLRVPEDVAILGQENLPIGKVLEITTLDHNLKKLGENAFTIFEQGKLQRIKVEHELIRRKTV; this is encoded by the coding sequence ATGCCAAATATTAAAGAAATAGCCAAATTAGCGGGAGTTTCAGTGACGACAGTATCACGTGTGCTCAATAATCATCCGTATGTTGCGGAGGAGAAAAGAGCCCGTGTGCAAGCTGTTATTGATGAATTAGATTATTCACCTAACCGTAGTGCCATGGATTTAGCGCGTGGGAAAACAAATACGGTTGGCGTGATTATACCTTATAATGATCACCCGTGGTTTGACAAAATTGTAAATGGTATTTTGGAAGTAGCTTTTAAAAACCGTTATTCGGTGACACTTTTTCCAACAGGATATGATCCGAAAGAAGAAGAAAAGTACTTGATGCGTCTTAAAACGAAACAGGTGGATGGCCTGATTATTACTTCGCGTGCCAATAATTGGGACGTGATTTTGCCGTACCTAGCGTATGGACCGATTATTGCGTGCGAGTATGTGGAATCAAAAGAGGTATCGTGCTCTTATATTGACCGCGTGAAAGCATACCGGGCTGGATTTCAGTTTTTGGAAGATGAAGGTTATAAAAAAGTGGCTTTTACAGCGGGGAGAGCATCGCGTGAAAGTACGAGTACATATGGAAAAATCAATGCTTATGAGCAAGTTTTTGGTTCAGTGGGTGATAATCGGTTTCTAAGTGAATGTTATACGCTTGAAGATGGTTTGAAGGCTGGGGAGCATTTTTTTGCAGAGGGGAAAGACTGGCCTGATGCGATTTATGCGAATGGTGACGAGGTTGCGGCAGGGGTTATGTATCACGTGAAAAAACTCGGCTTGCGTGTTCCGGAAGATGTCGCTATTTTAGGGCAAGAAAATCTCCCAATTGGTAAGGTTTTAGAAATCACAACGCTTGATCATAACCTAAAAAAATTGGGAGAAAATGCTTTTACTATTTTTGAACAAGGTAAATTGCAAAGAATTAAAGTGGAGCATGAATTGATTAGAAGGAAAACAGTTTAA
- a CDS encoding hemolysin family protein: MNPDPESQQIILQLILIVVLTMLNAFFASAEMALVSLNKNRVKSQAETGDKKAVMLAKLVDDPSKFLATIQVGITLAGFFSSASAATSIATRLESVFGGSSFAKELSIIVVTIVLSYITLVFGELYPKRLALQKSEKIARVSVRPIMAVGVVLRPFVKFLSFSTDILVKLTRMEKNTDNEKMTREEMQLLIETGRRDGVIEVEELQMLRGVFEMDNKYAREVMVPRTDAFMIDAETESEELCDALLSENFSRVPVFTGDQDSVLGILHMKDFFAEARKSGFENIDVKALVKDAYFAQETMFIDDLLKNMQRTRNQMAILMDEYGGVAGIVTVEDLLEEIVGEIDDENDVFSDEVKKIDETTFIVEGRMPLDDFNEMFHVELPSRGVDTVAGFVLTLTGTIPEEDDKVVVEYGTLRFTVEEMNDARLVSVRVEKDIRTSELEQMA, translated from the coding sequence ATGAACCCTGACCCCGAGAGTCAGCAGATTATCTTGCAGTTAATTCTTATTGTGGTGTTGACGATGCTCAACGCATTCTTTGCCTCAGCAGAGATGGCCCTTGTATCACTGAACAAAAATCGTGTAAAAAGCCAGGCAGAAACCGGTGATAAAAAAGCGGTTATGCTAGCTAAACTCGTAGATGATCCAAGTAAATTTCTAGCTACTATTCAAGTTGGTATTACGCTTGCGGGATTCTTCTCCAGTGCGTCAGCTGCCACTAGTATTGCGACTAGACTTGAATCTGTTTTTGGAGGAAGTAGTTTTGCGAAAGAGTTATCCATTATCGTCGTAACTATTGTGTTATCATATATCACGTTAGTTTTCGGTGAACTTTATCCAAAACGTTTAGCACTTCAAAAATCAGAAAAAATTGCCCGTGTTTCTGTACGACCAATCATGGCAGTTGGTGTTGTGCTTCGTCCGTTCGTGAAATTCCTGTCTTTTTCAACCGATATTCTTGTGAAATTAACGAGAATGGAGAAAAATACGGATAATGAAAAAATGACGCGAGAGGAAATGCAGCTACTGATTGAAACCGGTCGACGTGACGGTGTAATTGAGGTAGAAGAATTACAAATGCTTCGTGGTGTATTTGAAATGGATAATAAATATGCGCGTGAAGTGATGGTGCCACGAACAGATGCGTTTATGATTGATGCCGAAACAGAGTCGGAAGAACTTTGTGACGCATTATTAAGTGAGAATTTTTCAAGGGTTCCCGTTTTTACAGGCGATCAGGACTCGGTGCTAGGTATTCTGCATATGAAAGATTTTTTTGCGGAAGCGAGAAAGTCAGGTTTTGAAAACATTGATGTGAAGGCGCTCGTTAAAGACGCGTATTTTGCGCAAGAGACGATGTTTATTGACGATCTACTTAAAAATATGCAAAGAACTAGAAATCAAATGGCTATTTTAATGGATGAATACGGTGGTGTTGCTGGTATTGTCACTGTAGAAGATTTATTAGAAGAAATTGTTGGCGAGATTGACGATGAAAATGATGTGTTTTCGGATGAAGTGAAGAAAATTGATGAGACGACATTTATCGTAGAAGGTCGCATGCCGCTTGATGATTTCAATGAAATGTTTCACGTGGAACTTCCATCACGTGGCGTAGATACTGTGGCTGGATTTGTGCTTACTTTAACTGGGACAATTCCAGAAGAAGATGATAAAGTAGTAGTAGAATACGGTACACTTCGATTTACAGTAGAAGAAATGAATGATGCCAGACTGGTTTCGGTTCGTGTCGAAAAAGACATCCGAACAAGCGAACTTGAACAGATGGCTTAA
- a CDS encoding NAD-dependent protein deacylase — protein MNKLNEALKKAEHIVFLTGAGVSVPSGIPDYRSKNGLYAGMSSPEYMLSHTCLVREPEKFYQFVTENMYYPDAEPNAIHTKMAEIEAEKDVTIITQNIDGLHEKAGSKKVVNFHGSLYHCYCQKCGMSVTAEEYLKSDIHSGCGGVIRPDVVLYEEAIPESAIDQSLAAIRQADLIVIVGTSFRVSPFCNLTDYRNKKARIFAVNKEQISLPYPFEMMESDAVKVFAEI, from the coding sequence ATGAATAAGTTGAATGAAGCACTCAAAAAAGCTGAACACATCGTTTTTCTAACTGGGGCGGGTGTTTCTGTCCCTTCAGGAATTCCGGATTATCGCTCGAAAAACGGCTTATATGCTGGGATGAGTAGCCCGGAATATATGTTGAGCCATACGTGTCTTGTGCGTGAACCGGAGAAGTTTTATCAATTTGTTACAGAAAACATGTACTATCCGGATGCAGAGCCAAATGCGATTCATACAAAAATGGCTGAAATCGAAGCGGAAAAAGATGTCACGATTATTACGCAAAATATTGATGGTTTGCATGAAAAAGCAGGTTCAAAAAAAGTCGTAAATTTTCACGGTAGTTTATATCATTGTTATTGCCAAAAATGCGGAATGTCTGTTACCGCTGAGGAGTACTTGAAATCGGATATCCATTCGGGTTGTGGTGGCGTCATTCGTCCGGATGTGGTGCTTTATGAAGAAGCGATTCCAGAGAGTGCGATAGACCAATCTCTTGCAGCTATAAGACAAGCGGATTTGATAGTGATAGTAGGGACATCTTTCCGCGTGAGTCCGTTTTGTAATTTAACGGATTATCGAAATAAAAAAGCGCGGATTTTTGCAGTAAATAAAGAACAGATTTCGCTTCCTTATCCATTTGAAATGATGGAAAGTGACGCTGTGAAAGTTTTCGCGGAGATTTGA
- a CDS encoding helix-hairpin-helix domain-containing protein: MPTELIKLPGIGKKMVLMLNEIGVEEVADLKGKNPLELYEDTCDKRGERMDPCVLYTYRCAVYVAETDEAEQDVDLRKWWNWKDKQHINERNLKNE; encoded by the coding sequence ATGCCAACTGAACTAATAAAATTACCAGGAATAGGTAAAAAAATGGTGTTAATGTTAAATGAAATTGGGGTTGAAGAGGTTGCTGATTTAAAAGGGAAGAATCCGCTTGAGTTATATGAGGATACTTGCGATAAGCGAGGCGAGAGAATGGATCCATGTGTACTTTATACGTATCGCTGCGCAGTCTATGTTGCGGAAACGGATGAAGCGGAGCAAGATGTTGATTTGCGAAAATGGTGGAACTGGAAAGATAAACAACATATAAATGAAAGGAATTTAAAGAATGAATAA
- the lde gene encoding multidrug efflux MFS transporter Lde — MENWKKNLYVVWVGCFLTGTGLNLIMPFLPLYIEELGVHNPDQVSMWSGIALSSTFLVSAIMSPIWGKLADQKGRRIMLLRAALGMAIAMILMGLVSNVYQFVGLRLLMGIFSGYISTANALIATQVPRHRSGWALGALSTAAVSGVLIGPLIGGALSDTLGVRPVFYITGALLLGSFFLTLFFVKEKFTPVEKKEMRSGKEVFLSLKNPGLIISLFITTMMIQIASNSVNPILTLYVRDLAGNAQNIAFISGMIASVPGVAALIAAPRLGRWGDRIGSERILLGALIGSMLLQIPMAFAQNPLQLGILRFLLGLTDGALLPAVQSLLTKNTPREVSGRIFGYNQSFQYIGNVIGPLVGSSVAAHFGYGDVFLVVAGFIFINVLISFYFNRKMHGEKGNHAN, encoded by the coding sequence ATGGAAAATTGGAAGAAGAATTTGTATGTTGTCTGGGTGGGGTGCTTTCTAACCGGAACCGGATTAAATTTAATCATGCCATTTTTACCATTGTATATTGAAGAATTAGGAGTGCATAATCCGGATCAAGTAAGCATGTGGTCAGGGATTGCACTCAGTTCGACCTTTTTAGTATCAGCTATTATGTCACCAATTTGGGGTAAACTAGCTGACCAAAAAGGGCGGAGAATTATGCTTTTGCGAGCTGCGCTAGGTATGGCGATAGCGATGATTCTGATGGGACTCGTAAGCAATGTATACCAATTTGTTGGTTTGCGCTTATTAATGGGGATTTTTTCAGGATATATTTCAACAGCAAATGCCCTTATTGCTACACAAGTTCCTCGTCATCGTAGCGGCTGGGCTCTCGGGGCATTATCTACGGCGGCGGTTTCGGGTGTGCTAATTGGCCCGTTAATTGGCGGAGCGTTGTCGGATACATTAGGCGTCAGACCAGTGTTTTACATCACAGGAGCACTTCTTTTAGGTAGCTTTTTCCTCACACTGTTCTTCGTAAAAGAGAAATTTACACCAGTAGAAAAAAAGGAAATGCGGTCAGGGAAAGAAGTTTTCTTATCGCTTAAAAACCCGGGCTTGATTATTTCCTTATTTATTACGACAATGATGATTCAAATTGCGTCCAACTCAGTGAACCCGATTTTGACATTATACGTGCGTGATTTGGCAGGAAATGCGCAAAACATCGCTTTTATTAGTGGGATGATTGCATCTGTTCCAGGGGTTGCGGCACTTATTGCGGCACCGAGACTTGGGAGATGGGGAGACCGAATTGGTTCGGAGCGAATATTGTTAGGTGCGCTCATAGGTTCAATGTTACTCCAAATTCCAATGGCTTTCGCACAAAACCCACTACAACTTGGGATTTTACGTTTCTTATTAGGGCTTACAGACGGCGCCTTGCTTCCAGCGGTTCAATCATTGCTTACAAAAAATACACCGCGCGAGGTTTCAGGTCGGATTTTTGGTTATAATCAATCGTTTCAATACATTGGGAATGTTATCGGACCGCTTGTTGGGTCAAGTGTTGCCGCCCATTTTGGTTACGGAGATGTCTTCCTCGTAGTTGCAGGCTTTATTTTTATCAATGTACTAATCAGTTTTTATTTCAACCGAAAAATGCACGGAGAGAAGGGAAATCATGCCAACTGA
- a CDS encoding SH3 domain-containing protein, with protein MNQTFIVKKEHVSQYPNPLFVNKNESIWVFEEDTEYPGWIFCKVKSTGKEGWVPKQIIQLSNDGKSGTVSEDYSARELNVKPGDKLESNRELNGWVWCVTEENEAGWVPRENLEA; from the coding sequence ATGAATCAAACATTTATCGTGAAAAAAGAACATGTTAGTCAATATCCAAATCCCCTTTTTGTGAATAAAAATGAGTCTATTTGGGTGTTTGAAGAAGATACAGAATATCCAGGCTGGATTTTTTGTAAAGTGAAGTCAACCGGAAAAGAAGGCTGGGTTCCTAAACAAATTATTCAATTGAGTAATGATGGAAAGAGTGGAACCGTATCAGAAGACTACTCTGCGCGCGAATTAAATGTTAAACCAGGCGATAAATTAGAAAGTAATCGTGAACTTAATGGTTGGGTTTGGTGCGTAACAGAAGAGAATGAAGCTGGTTGGGTACCACGAGAAAATTTAGAAGCATAA
- the fsa gene encoding fructose-6-phosphate aldolase produces MRFFIDTANVEEIKKANRMGFIAGVTTNPSLVAKEGRDFNEVIQEITSIVDGPISGEVVSLEADEMIAEGRVIAKIHPNMVVKIPMTGEGLAAVKVLTEEGIKTNVTLVFSATQALLAARAGATYVSPFLGRLDDIGDDGLVLIRDIADIFEIHGIPTEIISASVRHPIHVIECAKAGADIATVPFKVFEQMLKHPLTDSGIDKFLADWEAAKK; encoded by the coding sequence ATGAGATTTTTTATCGATACAGCGAACGTAGAAGAGATTAAAAAGGCTAACAGAATGGGATTCATTGCCGGAGTCACGACAAATCCATCACTTGTTGCAAAAGAAGGTCGCGATTTTAATGAGGTCATTCAAGAAATCACATCCATTGTTGACGGACCGATTAGTGGCGAAGTAGTAAGTTTAGAAGCAGATGAGATGATTGCGGAAGGTCGAGTTATTGCAAAAATCCATCCGAATATGGTTGTAAAGATACCGATGACAGGCGAAGGTTTGGCAGCTGTAAAAGTGTTGACAGAAGAAGGCATTAAAACCAATGTAACACTTGTGTTTTCTGCCACACAGGCCTTGCTTGCAGCACGAGCTGGCGCAACATACGTATCACCGTTTTTAGGTCGATTAGATGATATAGGCGACGATGGCTTAGTTCTAATTCGTGACATTGCGGATATTTTCGAGATTCACGGGATTCCAACAGAAATTATTTCAGCAAGTGTGCGACACCCAATCCACGTTATTGAATGTGCCAAAGCCGGAGCTGACATTGCTACGGTGCCATTTAAAGTGTTCGAACAAATGCTAAAACATCCGTTGACCGACAGTGGGATTGACAAATTTCTTGCAGATTGGGAAGCGGCGAAAAAATAA
- a CDS encoding Crp/Fnr family transcriptional regulator, translated as MLFLKELESNLTVSKLMELCFEHPSYKDYCSVISTKKGEVLESLSPAGTKVYFVLSGIYGMIVEEDAEMEEESYKESIVRFLQKGDSFGLYHLFYDEWSPHVSMQSLGHGEVMEVDSNFLFSIFDKKDENNFFMIKVMAEELREAHTFAKLSFLKKEERIRKAILKCAQTLGTFSDNGILLPREITQEVLARYTNTSREYVAHTVMHLIKEDIIRNRPKPLLVMDKTRL; from the coding sequence ATGCTATTCTTAAAAGAGCTTGAATCCAATCTAACGGTTAGCAAATTAATGGAGTTGTGCTTTGAACATCCAAGTTACAAAGACTACTGCTCGGTTATCAGCACCAAGAAAGGTGAGGTTCTAGAAAGTTTAAGTCCGGCTGGAACAAAAGTATATTTTGTTCTAAGCGGCATATACGGGATGATTGTAGAGGAAGATGCAGAAATGGAAGAAGAAAGCTATAAAGAAAGCATTGTTCGTTTCTTGCAAAAAGGAGATAGTTTTGGACTATATCATCTTTTTTACGATGAATGGAGTCCGCATGTTTCGATGCAGAGCTTAGGTCACGGAGAAGTTATGGAAGTAGATAGCAATTTCTTGTTCTCTATTTTCGACAAAAAAGATGAGAACAACTTTTTTATGATTAAAGTGATGGCAGAAGAATTACGTGAAGCCCATACATTTGCAAAACTAAGCTTCTTGAAAAAGGAAGAACGAATCCGCAAAGCCATTCTCAAATGCGCTCAAACTTTAGGAACGTTTTCTGATAACGGGATATTGCTACCAAGAGAAATCACGCAAGAAGTACTTGCAAGATACACAAATACATCACGAGAATACGTGGCTCATACAGTCATGCATTTAATTAAAGAGGATATAATTAGAAATAGACCAAAGCCTCTCCTAGTGATGGACAAAACTCGATTATAA
- a CDS encoding ABC transporter ATP-binding protein: MDQKKYSWRKFFQLLISAKPANWIIFCALFASVITTVAGLVVPLFTKNLIDGFSIASLDVKMIALIVLAFVLQAITNGFSIFLLNYMGQKVVATIRERLWKKIVHLPVSYFDNTKTGEMVSRMVNDTVVVKELIADHFPQFVTGIISVVGAIIILFFMDWKMTLIILVAVPITALVVAPLGQKMFKISKGLQNETADFTGSISQTLSEARLVKASNAETLETEAGHQGINRLFGFGIREAKVVAVLGPLIFFVVMGVIVGIIGYGGIRVSAGTMTTGTLIAFLLYLFQIIVPVTSFATFFAQLQKAKGATERIADILNETEEDFDAGKKVDVSGKTIRASDISFSYNEGEPILKHVSFDTKPGEVIAFAGPSGGGKSTLFAILERFYQPKTGEILVGDIPLSEISINSWRTQIGYVSQESAMLSGTIRDNLCYGLDREITEDELWNVAKLAYADGFISELPDKMATEVGERGVKLSGGQRQRIAIARAFLRNPNILMLDEATASLDSQSEQIVQQALANLMEGRTTFVIAHRLSTIVNADQILFIEHGEITGRGTHSELVASHPLYASFAEQQLK, from the coding sequence ATGGATCAGAAAAAATATAGTTGGCGAAAATTTTTCCAATTACTTATTAGCGCAAAACCTGCGAATTGGATAATTTTCTGCGCTTTATTTGCCAGTGTGATAACTACAGTTGCCGGCCTTGTTGTGCCACTTTTTACAAAGAACTTAATTGATGGCTTTTCAATAGCTTCACTCGATGTAAAAATGATTGCTTTAATTGTGTTGGCATTTGTTTTACAAGCTATAACGAATGGCTTCTCGATTTTCTTACTTAACTACATGGGTCAGAAAGTCGTTGCAACGATTCGCGAACGTTTATGGAAGAAAATTGTGCATTTACCGGTTTCTTACTTTGATAATACAAAGACTGGGGAAATGGTAAGTCGCATGGTAAATGATACAGTGGTAGTGAAGGAGCTGATTGCCGACCATTTTCCGCAATTTGTAACGGGGATAATTTCTGTTGTCGGGGCGATTATTATTTTGTTCTTCATGGACTGGAAAATGACACTCATTATTTTAGTGGCCGTTCCGATTACTGCGCTAGTTGTTGCACCACTTGGTCAGAAAATGTTTAAAATATCTAAAGGTCTTCAAAATGAAACGGCTGACTTCACTGGTTCCATTAGCCAAACGCTATCAGAAGCTAGGCTCGTAAAGGCTTCGAATGCGGAAACACTAGAAACCGAGGCTGGCCATCAAGGAATTAATCGCCTATTTGGCTTTGGTATTCGTGAGGCGAAAGTTGTTGCTGTGCTTGGACCGCTAATTTTCTTTGTTGTCATGGGGGTTATCGTTGGCATCATCGGTTACGGTGGGATTCGTGTTTCAGCTGGAACGATGACTACTGGTACCCTCATCGCCTTTTTGCTCTATCTGTTCCAAATTATCGTTCCTGTCACTTCTTTCGCAACATTCTTCGCCCAACTTCAAAAAGCAAAAGGCGCAACAGAACGAATTGCGGATATTTTGAATGAAACAGAAGAAGATTTCGACGCTGGTAAAAAAGTAGATGTGAGCGGAAAAACCATTCGCGCGTCTGATATTTCCTTCTCCTATAATGAAGGTGAGCCTATTCTAAAACATGTTTCTTTTGATACAAAACCCGGAGAAGTTATCGCATTCGCTGGTCCAAGCGGTGGAGGTAAATCAACCTTATTTGCGATTTTAGAGCGTTTTTATCAACCGAAAACGGGAGAAATTTTAGTAGGCGATATTCCCCTTTCCGAGATTTCGATCAATTCCTGGCGAACACAAATTGGTTATGTCTCCCAAGAAAGTGCGATGCTTTCTGGTACAATTCGCGATAATCTTTGTTATGGTTTGGACCGAGAAATTACGGAAGATGAGCTATGGAATGTAGCAAAACTAGCTTATGCTGACGGCTTTATTTCCGAACTTCCTGACAAAATGGCGACCGAAGTCGGCGAACGTGGCGTGAAGCTCTCAGGTGGTCAAAGACAGCGAATTGCCATTGCTCGAGCATTCTTGCGTAATCCTAATATCCTTATGTTAGATGAGGCTACAGCTAGTTTAGATAGCCAATCCGAGCAAATCGTTCAACAAGCTTTGGCAAACTTAATGGAAGGTCGAACTACTTTTGTTATCGCTCATCGCCTTTCTACTATCGTCAATGCCGACCAAATTCTCTTTATTGAACACGGGGAAATAACTGGTCGTGGCACACATAGTGAATTAGTTGCTTCCCATCCACTTTACGCTTCCTTTGCAGAACAACAATTAAAATAA
- a CDS encoding TfoX/Sxy family protein, with protein sequence MANLSELPNIGKVLEQDLIKAGIKTPVELKDVGSKEAFLRIWENDSSVCLSELYALEGAVQGIRWHGLDEAKKIELKKFHQSL encoded by the coding sequence ATGGCGAACCTTAGCGAATTACCAAACATTGGCAAAGTACTGGAGCAGGATTTAATCAAAGCGGGAATAAAAACTCCCGTCGAGCTAAAAGATGTTGGAAGCAAAGAAGCCTTTTTACGTATTTGGGAAAATGATTCAAGCGTTTGTCTAAGTGAACTATATGCGCTTGAGGGAGCCGTTCAAGGCATCAGGTGGCATGGTTTAGACGAAGCAAAGAAAATCGAACTCAAAAAGTTTCATCAATCCTTATAG
- the serS gene encoding serine--tRNA ligase has translation MLDVKLLRNNFDEVKQKLQNRGEDLGEFEKFGELDKRRRTLIVETEALKSQRNEVSQEIAKLKREKQDADAKIEEMRVVGDRIKTLDIELREIDEKLDMILMSIPNIPHESTPVGESEDDNVEIRKWGEVREFDFEPKAHWDLGTDLDILDFENAAKVTGSRFVFYKKLGARLERALINFMMDLHSNEHGYEEMLPPYMVNRASMTGTGQLPKFEEDAFLIEAEDYFLIPTAEVPVTNYHREDILKAEDLPRKYTAFSACFRSEAGSAGRDTRGLIRQHQFNKVELVQFVKPEDSYAALEKLTGNAEEVLRRLELPYRVLSMCTADLGFTAAKKYDLEVWIPSYNSYREISSCSNFESFQARRANIRFRREPGSKPEYVHTLNGSGLALGRTVAAILENYQDADGSVRIPKVLQGYMGGIEKIELPK, from the coding sequence ATGTTAGATGTTAAATTGTTACGTAATAATTTTGATGAAGTAAAGCAGAAATTACAAAATCGCGGGGAAGACCTTGGTGAATTCGAGAAATTTGGTGAGTTAGATAAACGTCGCCGTACGCTAATCGTGGAGACAGAAGCGCTGAAAAGTCAGCGTAATGAAGTGTCTCAAGAAATCGCTAAATTAAAACGCGAAAAACAAGACGCAGATGCTAAAATTGAAGAGATGCGTGTCGTTGGTGATCGTATTAAAACATTAGACATCGAGCTAAGAGAAATCGACGAGAAGTTAGATATGATTTTAATGTCGATTCCAAATATTCCGCATGAGTCTACTCCGGTTGGTGAATCGGAAGACGATAACGTGGAAATTCGCAAGTGGGGCGAAGTACGCGAATTTGATTTTGAACCAAAAGCTCACTGGGACTTAGGAACAGACTTAGATATTCTTGATTTTGAAAATGCTGCGAAAGTAACTGGTAGCCGTTTTGTCTTTTATAAAAAATTAGGTGCAAGACTGGAACGGGCGCTAATTAACTTTATGATGGACTTGCACTCGAATGAACATGGCTATGAAGAAATGTTACCACCGTACATGGTGAACCGTGCGAGCATGACTGGAACTGGTCAATTGCCGAAATTTGAAGAAGATGCTTTCTTAATTGAAGCAGAAGATTATTTCCTTATTCCAACAGCGGAAGTACCAGTAACAAACTACCACCGCGAAGACATTTTAAAAGCAGAAGATTTACCAAGAAAATATACAGCATTTAGCGCATGTTTCCGTTCTGAAGCGGGATCTGCTGGTCGTGATACGCGCGGCTTAATTCGCCAGCATCAATTTAACAAAGTGGAATTAGTTCAATTTGTTAAACCAGAAGATTCCTACGCGGCGCTTGAAAAATTAACTGGAAACGCAGAAGAAGTATTGCGTCGCCTAGAATTACCATATCGCGTATTAAGCATGTGTACGGCTGATTTAGGCTTCACTGCTGCTAAAAAATATGATTTAGAAGTTTGGATTCCAAGCTATAATTCTTACCGTGAGATTTCTTCTTGCAGTAATTTTGAAAGCTTCCAAGCAAGACGCGCTAACATTCGTTTCCGCCGTGAACCAGGGAGCAAACCGGAATACGTGCATACATTAAATGGTTCCGGGTTAGCACTAGGTCGTACAGTCGCTGCTATTTTGGAAAACTACCAAGATGCAGATGGTTCTGTACGCATTCCGAAAGTATTGCAAGGCTACATGGGCGGTATCGAGAAAATAGAATTACCAAAATAA